Below is a genomic region from Pyrococcus kukulkanii.
ATGTCCTTAATAGTTTCAACTGTCCTTCTGGCATCCTTTAAATTATTAAGTGCAAATTCCGCAGACAACTTAGCCTTAACGTACATCTTAAGCTCATAAAATTTTCTGAAATCATTAACTCCTTTGATTATGTTTCCTATCTCCTTTGAGAGCTGTATGAAGGGAGGAAGATACCTAGTTAGTGTTACGTTAACTCCTCTTGCTCTGTAAAATTCTTCCTCTTCCCTTGTCCAGTTCATTATTAGTTGAAGTTTCTTATACTGTGTCAGATTCAAGTCTTTGAGAGCTGAAGCTGAGATGTCTAAGACCGTAGAAAAGAACTCGTACAATGCTGAATCATCTCTGGGAGCACTTTCGAATTTCACTTGTCTAATTTGAGCTAGTGTTGGAGTTATTAGTAGTAGGATTATCGTTAATGAAACAAGGATCTTCTTCATCGCTCCCACTAAGATATAACTCTTTTAAATATTTAGGATGTTAGGGGTTTTGGGTTTAAGCTATGGAAAGGGCGTTGATATCTGGATTGGCAATCCTTGGAATTGGTGCATTTATCTCAACAACATCAGTGATTATGGGTACAGATACACTTAACATTGGATTAGCCGCTTTAATAATTGGAGCTGTAGTTCTAGCCTTTAAATCTGAGGAATATGTTCGAAGAGACACTCTAGATCTTGTCGTTACGTCGGTTCAGGAGAGCCTGGAAAAAATGGTTAAAGATCTTGGATTAGAAGGAAATGCTGTCTATCTTCCACCTTATGAGAATTTACCGGAAGGTGGCGTTTTTATCCCATTAGTTAAGGATTATAGAATAGATTTGGGTAAGTTAAGTGAGGATTCTGTGTTCTTGACTGAAGTGAGTAGTGAACGTGAGATGGGTCTATTAATAAGGCCCCCTGGGGGCAAAATTGTTGAAAAATTTGAGGAACACCTAGAGGGAGAAATAACTAGCGTTCCAGAAGTTGAAAGTGTCAGCACTGCGGTTCTTAAATTTCTAGAACTAGCTGAAAGTGTCTATATAGAAGATGCAGGCAACACGTTTTACGTCTATGTGAAGCCCAGGAATATAGAATTTTGCAAGAGGCGAATTAAAAACTGCAATCAAGTTGCATGCCCAATATGCTCTTCAATCCTCCTTGGCTTGGCAAAGGGAAGTGGACAACTACTTGAAAGTGAGAAGTTTGAGATTGATGGTGAGAGAGTTAAAATTACCGTGAAAAAACTTGGAGGGATTAGCGAATGGATGTGAGTGACTACATTTTGTCCTTTATCTCGATCTGGATTGTTCTATCTGCTCTCTTGACATCCAAGATGGATGTTTTTCTAACACTATCCCTAATAGGCATCTTAATTGCAATAACTGTTGGCGGGGAATACATTTCAAAAAAACAAAAGGATAATATCACCCCAATAGTGGAAGTTCTCCTTGCAATATTCGTCGTGATCGTGCTAAAGAAAGTGTACGAGGTACTCAGTGGGTGAGACTATGAAGGTTAAATATAAGTATATGGTGATACTAGGGATTGTTTCAGCCTTAATAGTGAGGCTAATTCCCCTAAGGATGAAATATATGTACGGTTACGATCCCTACTTCCACCTTAAGTACATTTTATATTGTGTTGAAAAAGAGCAGTGGGTGGACTTCTTTCCTTATGCTCTTGGTCCCTGGGGAATGAAGGTTAAGCTTTTCCATCCCCTTGGTCTTTGGGCAACTCCAGCTTACCTTTCTAAAATACTTCCGGGTTCAATTGACTTTATTTTTAAAATAACTCCTGTGATATTTGGGGTTCTGACGATTATATTCTTCACGTATGCCCTAAGCAGAGTCTATGGGTATAGAACGGCAGCTCTGTTTTCACTTCTCTTGGCCTTTAACTTTGGACACATTATGCGATCAATGGCCAACTACTACAGGGGAGATAATTATATGCTGTTTTGGTATTCACTAGCATTTTTTGGCTTCTCCCTTTTAGTATCACCTAGAAACACATTGGAAAGAATCACTGCTTATTTCTTAATTTTCCTATCTCCTGCCTTGGCTTCAGTTTTTTGGCAGGCATATTATCCAATTTTTGTTTTAGTATTGGCGAACGCTGTGTTCTTGCTAATAGGCGCGTTTTTACTGTCGAAGGATGAGGTGATACCTCAGGCTCTTATTGCAATAGCCCTAATGTTGCCCTCTACAGTTTTGGCAAGTGTTCTGGGTGAGAAAGTTGGCTTCGGAATGCTTGGAGAAAACAAGGGGATGGGAAATTATCTATCAAAGAAGTTTGGGCTAGAATTTGGATTCTTACATGACATATTCCTTTATTATCTCTTCAAAATTATCCTTTTGGTAGTCCTTCTGGCTGTGATCATACTCATTGTCTCGAAGCTACTCAGGGACATAAAGACGAGGGCAATAACCCTAACAATTTTGGTCATAGCTGGTAGTTTAATACTATATTCCAAGTACTACCCTATATTTTCAACTCTTTTAAACAGGATATTCCTAACTCCTCCAATTTCTGAGACCCAGAGGAGCACGTTAAGAGATTTTTGGATAGCATATGGCCCTCAGTTCCTTTTGGCTTTCCTATACCCACTTAGATTCAGGAGACTAAACGTATTTACTCTGTTGACATTAGGAACGGTATTAGTACTACTCCCTATGGCTATTATTTGGACTAGATTCCTTTTCCTTGCTTCAGTAGCAATATCCTTAATGGCTACCCTTGGTCTCTCTTCTTTTAAGTTAAGTAAAAGGAAAATTGTTGCTTCAACATTAGTGGTTGCAATTTTGATATCTTCGGTTCACGGAACTTATGAAACACTTAACCTTAAGCCGGAAATGAATGAATATTGGGAGAACGCTCTTGTATGGCTTGGAAGGAATTCTAACATAAATGACATAGTTCTAGTGTGGTGGGATTATGGCCATTGGGTAACCTATTACTCTACGAGAGCTCCTGTAGCCCAGGGAAGCCCAAGCAAGTTTGTTGCAAGGTATTACCTAGGACTTGTGAACAATAGAAGCCTAATGAACATTGGTGTGGATTACGTGATAGTGTCGTATAACCTCCTTTATAAGTTCCAAGCTGTGGTTAAAACGGCAAATGTAACAGGCTACAGGCTTCTTCTCCTATATAAGTCGAAGGAGTATACTTTTACTAATGGAGATATAGCCATTGTTGCAGTACCAACTCGTAATAGTTGGGACGTCCGCATTATTGCGAATGGAATAGTGGGACGGCCAAGGGAAGCATATGTTGAAGTTGGAGACAGGATTTACAAGGTAAAGTACAATTCTAATGCTGACTTGTACGTTTATGTGAATTTTAACTATGGTTACGCCGTGTTGACTGATTCAAAGACTTTTAATACCCCTATGGTCAGGATGATGGCCACTAACTCATATCCTGGATATGAACTGGTTTATTCCGATGGTGGTATTGTTAAGATATTCAAATTCAACCATCCAAATGTTGTCGTTAAAGGCTCTAATGGACGTATTGTACTTAGGTTCTCTAACCCGGTAGGAACTAAATTAAGACTATATGGTTACTTGGACAATGGGACCTTAGTTTACAAAGAGACGTTTGACGTTAAGGGTAAAGACAGCTTTTTCATCCCCCAGGATCTTAATAATAGCGTCGTGATAAGATATGTCTACTTTGGAAAGTATGTTTTTGATAGAGGATTGTTTAGGGTGGATGACATAATAACTAAGAGGTGAGTTATCTCTAAATCCTCTTGGATATTTTTCAAGTTTTGAATAGGACGGGAAAATGAAGAACACAAGAAGGATGTTGGTAATATTGTTCGTTTTTTATTGAGCAATATGGTTTCAGTGGGGACGTCATTAGCCTATAACTTTGACGATATTTGTCTGGAGTGACAAGGGAGGTCACTTTGGAGGATGTTAACTCTAACTCAGTGGAATCCTTGCCCTTCAGGGCGGGGAGGAGGTCAGTTGAGGACTGTATACATATACATGAAGAAAGCCACCGATACTCTCCTTGGCCCCTCTCTTAAACCTTTTATCTTTTGGTCAAATTTTATTTCCTATTCTTGACCTTTATTCAAGGGTATGGATAGCAAGGTATAATAGTCTGGGGTCCAACTTTCTGGGTGCTGATAATATTACAGCAATTGCCCCTTTTTAAAAACAAAATGACAGGGGTGTGCTTATGGCAGTTGAAAAAGTGATGAAACGTGATGGCAGGATAGTTCCCTTCGATGAGTCACGTATAAGGTGGGCTGTACAAAGGGCAATGTGGGAAGTGGGAGTTAGGGACGAGAAGAAGCTTGATGAGGTTGTTAAGAATATAGTCAAGAGGATCAACGAGCTCTACGACGGAAAAATACCCCACATCGAAAATATTCAGGATATAGTTGAGCTAGAGCTAATGCGCGCTGGATTGTTTGAAGTTGCAAAGGCTTACATCCTTTATAGAAAGAAGAAGGCTGAAATAAGGGAGGAGAAAAAGAGAATCCTCAACAAGAAGGAGCTGGATGAGATCGACAAGAGGTTCTCAATAAACGCCCTTAGAGTTCTAGCATCGAGGTACCTAATGAGGGATGAGAACGGGAACATAGTGGAGAGCCCCAGGGAATTATTTGAGAGGGTTGCAATCCTCGCGGTAATTCCTGATCTCCTGTACGATGAGAGGGTTTTCGACAAGGACGGTAATTATGGGCAGGACTTAAAGAGAGTTGAATACTACCTCGAGAATTTTGAGAAGTTCGATAGAAAGTATTCTATCGGGAAGTACAAGCTGAACAAGTACCACTTCGAGAGGATGGTTAACCTCTACAGGGAGCTCGCGGAGAAGGGTAAGATGAAGGTTTCAATTGACGAGTTCCTGGGAATGCTCGAGAGGGGAGAGTTCGACAAGTACGAGAGGGAGATAGAGGAGTACTTCAGGCTGATGACAAACCAAGTCTTCATGCCCAACACTCCCGCATTAATTAACTCGGGAAGACCCCTTGGGATGCTTTCAGCTTGTTTCGTTGTGCCGATAGAGGATGACATGGAGAGCATAATGAAAGCTGCTCACGACGTTGCAATGATTCAGAAGGCTGGTGGCGGTACTGGAATGAACTTCTCCAAGCTTAGGCCTGAGGGTGATATAGTTGGGACAACAACGGGGGCTGCCTCGGGCCCTGTTTCGTTCATGCACCTCATAGATGCCGTTAGTGACGTAATCAAACAAGGAGGAGTTCGTAGGGGCGCAAATATGGGCATTCTGGAGATTTGGCACCCAGATATCGAAAAGTTTATCCACGCTAAGGAAAAGAACATTGGAACGAACGTTTTAGCTAACTTCAACATAAGCGTTGGCATCTGGCAGGACTTCTGGGAGGCCCTTAAGGAGGGCAAAAAGTATCCTCTAATAAACCCCAGGACTGGTGAGGTGGTTAGGGAGGTAGATCCAAAGTCCCTGTTTGAGGAGCTAGCGTTCATGGCCTGGAGCAAGGCTGACCCAGGAGTTATATTCTTTGACGTGATAAACAGGAGAAACGTGCTTAAAGATGCTAAGGGCGGACCGATAAGGGCCACTAACCCGTGTGTCACTGGCGGTACAAGGATCCTAACTCCAGAGGGATATATAAAAGCTGAAGAACTATTTACACTTGCTAAAGAGCGTGGAAAGAAAGAGGTAGTTGCAGTTGAGGGTATAACCGAGGGAGGCGAGCCTTACGCCTACGCCATTGAGGTTCTTCTCCCTGGAGAAGAAAAAGTTGAGTATAGAACATCTCATGGAGCCGAACTTGCAATTGCAGATCCAGTGGCTGTACCTGCATATGTATGGAAAGTTGGTAAAAAGACCGTTGCGAAGATAAAAACCAAAGAGGGGTATGAGATAACCGCAACCCTAGATCACAAGCTAATGACTCCAATGGGATGGAAAGAGGTCAAAGATATAGCTCCCGGAGAAAAGTTATTGCTACCACGTTTTGAAGTTGAAGAAGAGTTTGGAAGTGAAAGCATAGGTGAAGACTTAGCATTCGTTCTCGGTTGGTTCATTGGAGATGGATATCTTAACGTTAATGACAAACGAGCATGGTTCTACTTTAATGCTGAAAAGGAAGAGAAAATCGCATGGAAAGTCAGGGAAATATTGGCTAGACACTTTGGAATTAAGGCAGAACCTCGTCGCTATGGCAATCAGATTAAACTTGGCGTTAGAGGAAAGGCCTATGAGTGGATTAAAGGGATCGTTAAAACTAATGACAAGCGTGTTCCTGAAATTGTCTTTAGGTTAAAGCCAAGGGAGATAGCTGCATTCCTTAGGGGTCTATTTAGCGCAGATGGGTATGTCGATAATGACGATGCAATAAGACTTACTTCCAAAGATCGCGAGCTACTTAGGGATGTACAGGATCTTTTATTGCTGTTTGGGATACTCTCTAAGCTCTATGAGAGGCCATATCCAAAAGAGTTCAAATATACAACTAAAGATGGAGAGGAGAGGACATATAGGGGAGAAGCTTACTATGAACTAGTTATAGCGAACTATAGCAGAAAGCTCTTCGCAGAGAGAATAGGGCTTGAAGGACACAAAATGGAAAAGCTCCGCCTTAAGAAGACGAAGATAGACGAACCAATTGTTACCGTTGAAAGTGTTGAAATTCTTGGGGAGGAAATAGTCTATGACTTTACTGTGCCAGGAAAGCACAGCTACATAAGCAATGGCTTTATGAGTCACAATTGTGGAGAAGAGCCTCTCTACGAGTACGAATCCTGTAATCTCGCGAGCATAAACCTCGCGAAGTTCGTTAAGTACGATGAAAACGGAAAGCCGTACTTCGACTGGGATGAGTACGCTTACGTCATTCAAAAAGTTGCGAAGTACCTTGACAACTCTATCGATGTTAACAAGTTCCCTCTCCCAGAGATCGATTACAACACCAAGCTCACGAGGAGAATCGGCGTTGGAATGATGGGATTGGCTGATGCATTGTTCAAGCTTGGCATACCTTATAACAGCGAGGAAGGCTTCAAGTTCATGCGCAAGGTTACCGAGTACTTAACCTTCTACGCCTACAAGTACTCGATTGAGGCGGCAAAAAAGAGGGGAACCTTCCCGCTCTACGAGAAGTCTGCCTATCCAAGGGGCGAACTCCCAGTCGAGGGTTACTACCACCCGGAGATCTGGAACTTACCCTGGGACAAGCTAGTTGAGGAGATAAAGAAGTACGGCGTTAGAAATGCAATGGTAACCACATGCCCACCAACGGGTTCAGTTTCAATGATTGCTGACACATCAAGCGGAATTGAGCCAGTGTACGCTTTAGTCTACAAGAAATCAGTTACCGTGGGAGAGTTCTACTACGTCGATCCCGTCTTCGAGGCTGAGCTCAGGAGGAGGGGCCTCTACAGTGAAGAACTTTTGAAGAAGATAAGCGACAACTATGGTTCTGTCCAGGGAATAGAGGAGATTCCAGAGGACATGCAGAAGGTGTTCGTTACGGCTTTAGACATCCACTGGCTCGATCACATCTTGGCCCAAGCGAGCATCCAAATGTGGCTTACGGATTCCGCAAGCAAAACGATTAACATGATAAATGAAGCCACGGTTGAGGATGTGAAAGCTGCGTACCTCTTCGCGTACTTCCTTGGTTGCAAGGGTGTAACGGTCTACAGGGATGGTTCTCTCTCCGTCCAGGTGTATAGCGTTGAGGGTGAGAAGAAGAGGAGGTTCAAGCCGAAGCCTAGTGAATACGCGAAGAAGATTCTCCTTGAGATAGTGGAAAAGGAACCGTGGATAAAGAACCTTGTGAACATAGACAACATACTTAACGGCAGGAGCGAGCACTTAACTTTCTCACTCCAGCTAAGTAAGCCTAGTAATACCCAAGTAGCTAAGCCGAGCAGCCCACAGGAGATTCCAGAGGAGAAGATAAAGGAGTTATTAGGGGTAGTCTACTGTCCGGTCTGCTACGAGAAGGAAGGAAAGCTGGTTGAGCTGAAGATGGAAAGCGGTTGTGCAACCTGTCCAGTCTGCGGATGGAGCAAGTGCGTTATCTCTTGATCCTCTTCTTCTTTTTTCTCTTCAACATATTTTTAAGGCCCAAACTTAATGAACCAACATGAACATTCTAGAGATGCTCTCTTTAATACTCTTAGGTTACATGCTTAAACGGATAATAAAGAGCGAGAGGTTCTTCTACATCCTGAGGAGGCTTGTAAACGAAGTTTTGTTCGCTTTATTCGTCTTTGGAAACGTTGCTAGTAAAGACCTTTCCTACCTGTTAAAAATAAAATAGTTTCCTATACGTGTTCTTGGTTATAGGAATAAGCCTCTCCGCTTCATTTTTGTACTCGAAGCTGTTTGTAAAGGATAGAAAGTGGAAAGGGGCTTTAATGGTTCTCTCCTCTTACCCAAATACTGCCGCATTGGGGTTCCCAATAGCGAGCCTTTTCTTGGACGATATAACCCCTGCAATCCTATACTCCACAACGAACTCCCTGATAATCCTCCCCATAGTCACTTTTGTAGCGGCACATTACTCTACCGGTGGCGCCTCAATAAGGAAGAGCTTCAAGAAAGCCTTGAGGTTTCCCCCAACGGTCGCTAACTTATTGGCTCTAACTTTGGTAATAGCCGGAATCAGGTTGCCGGACTGGTTTATTAATCCAATAAAGACCATTGGATGGACTAACATCCCCCTCCTCCTCGTGTACTTTGGCTCTAGGATATCCCTGGGTAAGTTCTCCGTGAGGAGATTAATAGAGGTTGCAACTTTTAGGAGCTTGATCCCCTTTGCATTCGTCTATGCAACCCTGCACGGTTATCCCGGGGAAATATTCTATGCAATATTGGTTGAAGCCTCGATGCCACCGGCAATAGCCGCCAATGCAATCTTAGCCCAGTACGATCTTAAGGCTGAAGAAGCGATAAGTGTAACCTTTGTGTGGACGCTAATAGTTATAGCCTTTTTCTCTATACTGGCCTGGAGGTGGTGAGATGGAGAGAAAGAAGGTTTACAGACTGCTCCTCGTTTTGGTTTTGATCCTTACCGTTGTATACACCTTAAGCATCCTGGGATACCTTCCCTACTTTCTAGCTTACTACATCGTGGTGTTCTTCATAGTCCTGTTCCTGGCCTTAAGGTGGCATGAGAGGCTTAGGGGCTGGAGGTAAGAATGTGCCGTTTCCGCTACCTGTTGCAGTGCAACAGGTGCGGTTGGCCTCGTACTCCCGTCCACATTGGGGCCACCGGCCACCTCAGACGGGAGGTCATGGGCCTTAAGGCCGAACGGAAACGGCCCACCTAGAGAGATTACACTAAAACCTCAAAAAACTTACGGTCACAAAAACAACAAAATCAAAAAGACACCAACTAGAGAACAGCCTAA
It encodes:
- a CDS encoding adenosylcobalamin-dependent ribonucleoside-diphosphate reductase; the encoded protein is MAVEKVMKRDGRIVPFDESRIRWAVQRAMWEVGVRDEKKLDEVVKNIVKRINELYDGKIPHIENIQDIVELELMRAGLFEVAKAYILYRKKKAEIREEKKRILNKKELDEIDKRFSINALRVLASRYLMRDENGNIVESPRELFERVAILAVIPDLLYDERVFDKDGNYGQDLKRVEYYLENFEKFDRKYSIGKYKLNKYHFERMVNLYRELAEKGKMKVSIDEFLGMLERGEFDKYEREIEEYFRLMTNQVFMPNTPALINSGRPLGMLSACFVVPIEDDMESIMKAAHDVAMIQKAGGGTGMNFSKLRPEGDIVGTTTGAASGPVSFMHLIDAVSDVIKQGGVRRGANMGILEIWHPDIEKFIHAKEKNIGTNVLANFNISVGIWQDFWEALKEGKKYPLINPRTGEVVREVDPKSLFEELAFMAWSKADPGVIFFDVINRRNVLKDAKGGPIRATNPCVTGGTRILTPEGYIKAEELFTLAKERGKKEVVAVEGITEGGEPYAYAIEVLLPGEEKVEYRTSHGAELAIADPVAVPAYVWKVGKKTVAKIKTKEGYEITATLDHKLMTPMGWKEVKDIAPGEKLLLPRFEVEEEFGSESIGEDLAFVLGWFIGDGYLNVNDKRAWFYFNAEKEEKIAWKVREILARHFGIKAEPRRYGNQIKLGVRGKAYEWIKGIVKTNDKRVPEIVFRLKPREIAAFLRGLFSADGYVDNDDAIRLTSKDRELLRDVQDLLLLFGILSKLYERPYPKEFKYTTKDGEERTYRGEAYYELVIANYSRKLFAERIGLEGHKMEKLRLKKTKIDEPIVTVESVEILGEEIVYDFTVPGKHSYISNGFMSHNCGEEPLYEYESCNLASINLAKFVKYDENGKPYFDWDEYAYVIQKVAKYLDNSIDVNKFPLPEIDYNTKLTRRIGVGMMGLADALFKLGIPYNSEEGFKFMRKVTEYLTFYAYKYSIEAAKKRGTFPLYEKSAYPRGELPVEGYYHPEIWNLPWDKLVEEIKKYGVRNAMVTTCPPTGSVSMIADTSSGIEPVYALVYKKSVTVGEFYYVDPVFEAELRRRGLYSEELLKKISDNYGSVQGIEEIPEDMQKVFVTALDIHWLDHILAQASIQMWLTDSASKTINMINEATVEDVKAAYLFAYFLGCKGVTVYRDGSLSVQVYSVEGEKKRRFKPKPSEYAKKILLEIVEKEPWIKNLVNIDNILNGRSEHLTFSLQLSKPSNTQVAKPSSPQEIPEEKIKELLGVVYCPVCYEKEGKLVELKMESGCATCPVCGWSKCVIS